A stretch of DNA from Actinomycetes bacterium:
ACGTCCTCATGACGAGAGTACAGCCCACGTCCGCAGCGCCGGGATTGCGATTGTCCTCCCCGTTGCCAGCGTTGGTAGCAGCCTGGGGCGCGCCTGATCCACCATGACGCAGCCCGACAGCAAGCTCGCCGCACAGGAGGCAAGCAGATGGCTCGCGCATCCCAACGGCTGCGGACCGCGGCGGGGCAGGCCCGCGACGGCATCCAGGCCGGGCTCGAGCGGCTCCGGACCGACGGTTGGCTGATCGCCCAGACCGCCGGCGCGGCAGCGATCGCGTGGCTGCTCGCCGCCGCGGTGCTCCACCACCAGCAAGCGGGGTTCGCCCCGGTCGGGGCCGTGATCGCGGTCGAGGTGACCCGCGGCCAGCAGGTGCGGCACGCCATCGAGCTCGTGCTCGGCGTCACGCTTGGCATCGGCGTCGCCGTGCTGCTCGGATCGGTGATCGGCAACCCACCGCTGCGGATCGCGATCGTGGTCGGGGTGGCCATGACGCTCGCCCTGCTTGTCAGCGGCAGCCTCGTGCTTGTCGTCCAGGCCAGCCTGGCGGCGATCTTCTTGGCCGCGACCCCCTCGCCCACCGGCGGGCTGGCCGGCGAGCACCTGGTCGAGGCGCTGATCGGCGGCGGGGTGGCGCTGGTCATGACCCAGCTGCTGTTCCCACTGGACCCCATCAGGCACGTCAACCAGGCCGCCGAGCCCGTCTTCGACCGGCTCGCCGACGCCCTCGAACAGACCGCAGCCGGGTTGGCCGCCGGCGACCGTCACCGGGCCAGGCAGGCCCTCGAGCAGGCGCGCGCGATCGACCCGCTGGTGCGCAGCCTCCACGAGGCGCTCACGGTCGGCTACCAGGTCGCCCGGCTCGCCCCGTTCCGACGCGGGGCGCTGGGCGAGCTCGAGCCGTATGCCAGTGCCGCCAGGCAGGTGGACTACGCCGTCCGCAACACCCGGGTCCTGGCCCGGTCCGCCATGGTGCTGCTGGCAGCCGAGCGGCCCGCGCCGCAGGGCCTGGTGGCCGGTGTCGGGGACCTCGCCGGGGCGGTGCGCACCCTGGGCGGTGAGGTCGTGGCACGCGAGCCGCGTAGGGCGGCGCAGCGGGTGGCGTTGCAGGCGGCGGCGCACGCCATGGCCGCGCTCGAGGAGGATGGCGACCTGGCGGTTGCCATGGTCGTCGGGCAGGTGCGCTCCACCGTCCTGGACCTGCTGCGCTGCTCGGGCATGGACCTGGCGGACGCCCAGGAGGCGCTGGACGAGGCGGCCGGCCCGGCCGTTGAGGAATCCTAACCCGCTCCCGGCCGCGGGCCACCCAGCGTCGGCGGGCGCACGCCACGCCATCGCTGACCATGCTGCAAGTCCGGCCCGGCGCCTCTGATCTGGGCATCGCCCGATCGTGACCACACCGGCCCTGTTCAACATCGTGCTCGGCAGCGCGAATCCCGAACGGCTCTACGCCTGGTATCGCGCGGCACTCGCGCCCGAGGACACCGGGACCGAACACATCGACGCCAAGCTCCTGCTGTCCGGGCAGGCCGACCCCGCGTCCCCGGAGCTTGCCTCCAAGCTGGTGGGCGACGAGGCCATCACCCACACCGCCGAGACCGTCGGGGACGGCCGCAACTTGTGTGGCGGATGTGGCTCCTGGTCTGTCTAGGACGGGCTGGTCGGGTTGCCGGGTGGCGCGTCGCTGCGGGGGTTC
This window harbors:
- a CDS encoding FUSC family protein, whose amino-acid sequence is MARASQRLRTAAGQARDGIQAGLERLRTDGWLIAQTAGAAAIAWLLAAAVLHHQQAGFAPVGAVIAVEVTRGQQVRHAIELVLGVTLGIGVAVLLGSVIGNPPLRIAIVVGVAMTLALLVSGSLVLVVQASLAAIFLAATPSPTGGLAGEHLVEALIGGGVALVMTQLLFPLDPIRHVNQAAEPVFDRLADALEQTAAGLAAGDRHRARQALEQARAIDPLVRSLHEALTVGYQVARLAPFRRGALGELEPYASAARQVDYAVRNTRVLARSAMVLLAAERPAPQGLVAGVGDLAGAVRTLGGEVVAREPRRAAQRVALQAAAHAMAALEEDGDLAVAMVVGQVRSTVLDLLRCSGMDLADAQEALDEAAGPAVEES